From the Cucumis sativus cultivar 9930 chromosome 5, Cucumber_9930_V3, whole genome shotgun sequence genome, the window TGAGATTACTATGCTTGAGATTACTATGCTTGAAGAGGTGGTTCATATGCTTGAAGATTTGAGATATCTAAAAGGTAATCTGAAAGAGATGGTAGATCCCAGCATATCAAAGTGGAGAACGCAGTCAAAGTGGTAAGGATCGCACTTCGCTGCACGACTAAGATTCCATCTACAAGGCCCTTCATGCAAATGGTGGTTCATATGCTTGAAGAGGCTGAACcttgtaaaaactaaaagtagcAAAAGCTTTGCATTTATTACTACTGCACACTTTAAGTAATCAGCAAGAGGCTTCAAATGCAGCAAGGGCTGAACCTTTAAGTAATCAGCAAGGGCTGAACCTTGTAAAAACTAACAGAGGCTGAACCTTGAAGATGaatgtaaaaactaaaagtaatcaGCAAGATTTGCATCATTAATACTGCAGTAGCAAAAGGAGAGCATTTATTGAGTTCTAAAGCACACAATATTGTCATAATAGGATTTCAAGTCTTTCTCAAAAAGCTTGAAATGCCAAAGGAGTAAATATTCTATAAACAGTTCACtgtaggataaaaaaaaaagagaaggaaagtcTTGAAGTTGCAGAAGAAAAGTCTTCAACTTAGAATTGTCAGTGAGATGACTTTAGTGATCTTGCAAACAACACAGGACACAATTTTATAAGCATCTTCCACctgcattaaaaaaatgaaccttTTTTACATCGTGATCATGCAAACAACGCAAGCACAAACCAAGCAAGTATAAAACTATTACTACGTACCAAGACGGGTACTAATCTTGTATGCTCGACTTCTGGATGTATGAAATTGGATTGGTACACGTTAATCTATTGTGGCCTGTTTCTTTACATCGACCACATTTATGCAATTTTGGTGCTTCACCGACACTTGGAATCCTCTTTTTCTTCGGTCGACCAACTCTTTTGACTACTTTCGGAGGTAAGACAGTCATATGTACATATTCTTCGGTTGTCTTCCATTCCGACTGATTCCCAACTGGGTAGACGGCCTCCGAATATGCTGCCAACAAACATTCATTAGTGTAATAGTTAGCACATAagctataaacatttatattgcGATCCCGTGCAACAGCAATGGCATGTGCGCATGGTAGTTGCTCAGCTTGAAACTCCTTACAAGTGCACTCTTGAGTATGAAGATTTATGACCTCCTCTTTATCTAAATCTTTAACATGGAATTGGTAACAATCAATTGGGTTGACTTTCATTGTCAAAGCtcgttcttgtttcttttgtagaaCTAACTCTGCCCATTTAGTCAATGTAGACGTCACTTTAATGCCTTCTTCTCGACGCTCCCAAAACCAACGTTGTAGCAAAGCTCGAACATGTTCAAGGAATGAAGCAATAGGCAAATCTCTAGGTTCTTTCAGTATAGAATTCATGGACTCTGCTATATTTGTTGTCATCATATTATATCGTCTTCCTGGACAGTGAAAACGAGACCAACGTGTTATTCCAAcatcgtttaaatattttcctgaATCATTAGGAAATGCAAGAATACTTCTCCACGCTTCTGAGAACGTTGATTCACGGTATGTTCTAGATGCATTGTAAAACAAAGTAGCTATAGTGTCATTCTTgtatttatcattcaaattttgagtcaaGTGTTGGACACAAAGTCCATGGAATGCGGAGGGAAAAACCGATGCAATACACttagaaaaacatgtttttcgaTCTGTCACGAAGCCTAGATTAGGCACCTCTCCTATTGCacctttcaatttctctaaGAACCACTGTATTGAAGCATCTGTTTCTCTGTCCACCACTCCAAAGGCAAGaggataaatttgattgttaccaTCCAAGCAAACAGCAACTATCAACTGACCCCGATATTTGTTCTTAAGGAATGTTCCATCCATGACTATAACCGGTCTAATGCAGTTTAAGAATCCTCGAACACATGGACCAACAgccataaaaagatatttgaagaaacGATTATCTTCAAGTTCCATGTGAAATATTGTACCTACATTTGCAAGTTTGAGAGCTTCACCATATCTAAGCAATAGATTATATGACTCTTCAGGACACCCGCGCACTCGTTCATACGCATTTTCTCTAGCGCGCCATGCTTTTTCATAACTCATATTTATGCCATAGTCTTGCCTCATGTCTTCTATGATATCACGCGGTTTGTATAGACGACCGACTCCCTTGAACTTTGACTTTATTAATTCTCCAACAACCCAAGATTTTGCTTGCCTATGGTCACGAttcaaaacgtcaagagaACACGAATGAACTTTGacatactttttaatcttaaatatatttgaatccttCAATCTCATCGCTCGCAGTCTCCAACCACACTTGTTGTCAATGCATCTAACAAAGAGAACCTCTTTTGTAGACTTTTTTACTACAAACtgaaaattttttttcattgccaAGACACTTAATCTCATTGACAaatcttttttggaaaaaaatatttgtcctaCATCAAACTCCTCACTTGTAGAGCTTTCTTCGGACCAATCATTCATGTCTGTCTTCAACTTTTGGCTAGAAGAGCTGTAACGAActttagattttcctttgcaatCTTTTGTAGGACCATCTCTATGTTGTGGGATGTCAAATGATTCACTATTCATCTCTACTGGCTCCCATGTAAAAGTCTCATCTTTCGAATCATATGACTCATATGATTCCCATATAGCCGAAGTGGTCCCTATCACGTTATCACACAagccaacttcaacttcacgaACATGGActtcattctcatttaatGTATCCATTACA encodes:
- the LOC116403840 gene encoding uncharacterized protein LOC116403840, with the protein product MSHIPMLVRYGGMWDERRRKYEGGMLKGIVVSKEITHKDLQAELYDLAEVDPSKFDVMIRCIYEIKVEHEAPTFELSNDRDLKFYLLSENPLKVPLYVSFEPKSNQSKKVLSKDYNSVSGSNQAHNLNPHPPIVMDTLNENEVHVREVEVGLCDNVIGTTSAIWESYESYDSKDETFTWEPVEMNSESFDIPQHRDGPTKDCKGKSKVRYSSSSQKLKTDMNDWSEESSTSEEFDVGQIFFSKKDLSMRLSVLAMKKNFQFVVKKSTKEVLFVRCIDNKCGWRLRAMRLKDSNIFKIKKYVKVHSCSLDVLNRDHRQAKSWVVGELIKSKFKGVGRLYKPRDIIEDMRQDYGINMSYEKAWRARENAYERVRGCPEESYNLLLRYGEALKLANVGTIFHMELEDNRFFKYLFMAVGPCVRGFLNCIRPVIVMDGTFLKNKYRGQLIVAVCLDGNNQIYPLAFGVVDRETDASIQWFLEKLKGAIGEVPNLGFVTDRKTCFSKCIASVFPSAFHGLCVQHLTQNLNDKYKNDTIATLFYNASRTYRESTFSEAWRSILAFPNDSGKYLNDVGITRWSRFHCPGRRYNMMTTNIAESMNSILKEPRDLPIASFLEHVRALLQRWFWERREEGIKVTSTLTKWAELVLQKKQERALTMKVNPIDCYQFHVKDLDKEEVINLHTQECTCKEFQAEQLPCAHAIAVARDRNINVYSLCANYYTNECLLAAYSEAVYPVGNQSEWKTTEEYVHMTVLPPKVVKRVGRPKKKRIPSVGEAPKLHKCGRCKETGHNRLTCTNPISYIQKSSIQD